AACAGTACGGCACTCTGAACATACACTAAAAACAGCTCTCATCTCGGAGAACCCAAGGCTTGTGTCACAGTATGAGAAGTTAGATGCCGGGGAAAGGCGTTTGCTGAACGAAGCCTTCAAGCCAGACCATGATCTCTTCGGACCCATTACCTTGCATTCGCAGTCGGATTGGATCATCTCCCATCCTGAGGCTCCCCAAGACTTTGAACAGTTTTTCAGTGATCCTTACAGAAAGGCACCGTCTCCAGACAAACGCAGTATTTATATACAGTGCATTGGTGTGCATCGGTAACAGGCTGGATTGTTTGGTTTGCAATGGAGCTGTCGCCAGGGACAGCCTGGGTTGCTGATAGCATTAAGTGGGcagcttttatgatctttttaaaaaaaaaacttttttttaacgtttatttactttttggggggggggcagaggcagagagagagggcgacacagaatccgaaggaggctccaggctctgagctgtcagcacagagcccaacgcggggctcgaactcatgaactgcaagatcatgacctgagccgaagtcggatgctcaaccgactgagccacccaggtgccccatgatcaTTTCTGACATTCATCACAGTGGTGGAAGTGTTGTACCCAAATTGCCTTAAAAGAggacattttgtttctaattcatACATCAATGAGTGATAGAGGTTTATTAAAGATTTAGAGTCCCATTTGCTTCTAATTTCAGATTTCTAATTAGAGACTGAGGTAAAGACTGaatggtttggggtgcctgggtggcacggttgagcgtccaacttcggctccgttcatgatctcacggtctgtgacttcaagccccacgtcgggctctgtgctgacagctcagagcctggagcctgcttcggattctgtgtctccctctctctctgacgctcccccgttcatgctctgtctctctctgtctcaaaaaaataaaggttaaaaaaaaattaaaaaaaaaaagactgaatgttttAATCATCTTCGAGTCTTACTTTACATGTTCTTCTACTTTACAGGCTCTCTAGGCAACACCAGAATTATCAGTGAAGAATATATTAAATGGCTCAAGGGTTACTGTGAAGCATTTTTCTATGGCTTAACAGTGAAGCTCCTAGAACCAGTTCCTGTCTCTGCCACGAGGTGTTCCTTTAGAGTCAACGATAACACGCAAAACCTACAAATTCACGCAGGTAAATTAAACAGCTTTACAATTTGAACTGAGTACAGGAGATCTATACATAGGTATATATGGAGAGACATGTATGGATGTACGTATCTCACACACGCATCCCTTTTTAAATAGGGCACATCCTGAagttcttaaaaaagaagaaacctgaaGACGCCTTCTGTGTTGTGGGAATAACGATGATTGATCTTTACCCAAGAGACTCCTGGAATTTTGTCTTTGGACAGGCCTCTTTGACAGATGGTACTCCTTTTTGACATTATTGGTAGAAATATCCTCAACTTGAGAATACTGGAAGATGTTGATAGAGGGAAAAAGTTCCAGCCAGTTATAATTTTGGTACTACAGGCTGTATGGTATTTCTGGAGCATCGTGCTGGTGTGGGAAATGTGCTGTGGACAGATTCTGATGACCTGGGT
The sequence above is drawn from the Lynx canadensis isolate LIC74 chromosome E1, mLynCan4.pri.v2, whole genome shotgun sequence genome and encodes:
- the AMZ2 gene encoding archaemetzincin-2 isoform X1: METVRHSEHTLKTALISENPRLVSQYEKLDAGERRLLNEAFKPDHDLFGPITLHSQSDWIISHPEAPQDFEQFFSDPYRKAPSPDKRSIYIQCIGSLGNTRIISEEYIKWLKGYCEAFFYGLTVKLLEPVPVSATRCSFRVNDNTQNLQIHAGHILKFLKKKKPEDAFCVVGITMIDLYPRDSWNFVFGQASLTDGVGIFSFARYGSDFYSSRYEGRVSKLQKGSSSDYAVFENYYTPQVTSVLLLRSCKTLTHEIGHIFGLRHCQWLACLMQGSNHLEEADRRPLNLCPICLRKLQCAIGFNIIERYKALVRWIEDDSDSPGVSTERSREGAVDLPKPVDAFKEWKEWIIKCLAVVQK